One Cryobacterium psychrophilum DNA segment encodes these proteins:
- a CDS encoding CNNM domain-containing protein, translating into MSNPWVIIIVTVLLIALSAFFVVIEFALLGARRHRLEESAATSRSARAALRGVNELTLMLAGAQLGITAATFALGAVTKPAVDRWLGPVFESWGMPSWAADGAAFALSLLLVTFLHLVVGEMAPKSWAIAHPERSAILIGIPARAFVWLFRPLLRWVNSIANRLVAATGVEPVESAAIGGLNAETIRHLVEYSASVGSLESSFRSQISSVIELETMHIEQLIASNSEPTAVSAGASVAEVQTAAARSGHMRILVAADPALSGSQPRVVHVRDTLLESAARPAREVARTAFVIAVGTPVHVALARLREASEQFAVVMEGERFVGVVTLADVLRRVLPSAEEQATSDTAWRTG; encoded by the coding sequence ATGAGCAATCCCTGGGTCATCATCATCGTGACCGTGCTGCTCATCGCCCTCAGCGCATTCTTTGTGGTCATCGAGTTCGCCCTGCTGGGCGCGAGGCGGCATCGTCTCGAAGAGTCGGCGGCGACGAGCCGGTCGGCGAGGGCCGCCCTGCGCGGCGTGAACGAACTCACTCTGATGCTCGCGGGCGCGCAGCTCGGCATCACCGCAGCGACGTTCGCACTCGGAGCCGTGACCAAGCCCGCAGTCGACCGATGGCTCGGCCCGGTATTCGAATCGTGGGGCATGCCCTCCTGGGCGGCCGACGGTGCGGCCTTTGCGCTGTCGCTCCTGCTGGTCACGTTCCTGCACCTCGTGGTCGGCGAGATGGCACCGAAGTCGTGGGCCATCGCGCATCCTGAGCGCTCGGCCATTCTCATCGGGATTCCCGCGCGCGCCTTCGTGTGGCTGTTCCGGCCCCTGCTGAGGTGGGTGAACAGCATCGCGAACCGCCTCGTGGCGGCGACCGGGGTCGAACCGGTCGAGAGTGCCGCCATCGGCGGGCTCAATGCCGAGACGATCCGACACCTCGTGGAGTACTCCGCCAGCGTGGGGTCGCTGGAATCGTCGTTCCGTTCCCAGATTTCGAGCGTGATCGAGCTTGAGACGATGCACATCGAGCAGCTCATCGCCTCGAACAGCGAGCCGACGGCAGTCTCGGCCGGCGCGAGCGTGGCTGAGGTGCAGACCGCGGCGGCGCGGTCAGGCCACATGCGCATTCTCGTGGCGGCCGACCCCGCACTCTCGGGCTCGCAGCCCCGTGTCGTGCACGTGCGCGACACGCTTCTCGAATCGGCCGCGCGTCCGGCTCGCGAGGTGGCTCGCACTGCCTTCGTGATCGCTGTCGGCACCCCGGTTCACGTGGCCCTCGCTCGCTTGCGTGAGGCGAGCGAGCAGTTCGCGGTGGTCATGGAGGGCGAGCGATTCGTCGGTGTCGTCACGCTCGCCGACGTTCTCCGACGGGTGCTCCCCAGCGCGGAGGAGCAGGCAACCAGCGACACCGCCTGGCGCACCGGGTGA
- a CDS encoding hemolysin family protein, with protein sequence MIGEVLTLLLGILVILVIIAVNGYFVAQEFAYMSVDRRKLSVQADSGDKSAKRALAVTRRTSFMLSGAQLGITVTGLLVGFVAEPLVGRSLGVLLGGVGIPAAVSITVGTLLALVASTIVQMIFGELFPKNYAIANPEPLAKGLARSTTIYLTACGWLITVFDHAANLLLRVLRIEPVHDVDMSATAQDLERIVSDSRESGDLPDELSYLLDRILDFPHRDVEHAMIPRARVDTVRPETTVGELRTLMAKAHTRYPVVDARGEPVGVAQLADLLGGGVEDNAPVAQIMRPPMVVPTLMRLPDALAQLTRTHNELACVIDEYGGFAGVLTIEDLAEELVGEITDEHDTGATSVLTPDGDNMWLMGGDVHVDEAERAIGHDLPRGDFETVAGLLIAESGALPRVGERVRIALPFDPADLVLDEPIRRRLDVDILEVDRHVPSEVRVSLVEVAAAPETDKKVER encoded by the coding sequence ATGATCGGCGAGGTGCTCACTCTTCTCCTGGGCATTCTCGTGATTCTCGTGATCATCGCGGTGAACGGCTACTTCGTCGCCCAGGAATTCGCCTACATGTCGGTCGACCGCCGAAAGCTCTCCGTACAGGCGGATTCGGGCGACAAATCGGCGAAGCGCGCGCTCGCCGTGACGCGCCGCACCTCGTTCATGCTCTCGGGTGCGCAGCTCGGCATCACCGTGACGGGCCTGCTCGTCGGTTTCGTCGCGGAACCGCTCGTCGGTCGGTCGCTCGGAGTTCTGCTCGGAGGAGTCGGGATTCCTGCCGCGGTGAGCATCACGGTCGGAACACTGCTCGCGCTCGTGGCCTCGACGATCGTGCAGATGATCTTCGGCGAGCTGTTCCCGAAGAACTACGCCATCGCCAACCCCGAACCTCTGGCCAAGGGACTCGCGCGGTCGACGACGATCTATCTAACCGCCTGCGGATGGCTTATCACCGTGTTCGATCACGCCGCCAATCTGCTGCTGCGCGTGCTGCGCATCGAGCCGGTGCACGACGTGGACATGAGTGCCACCGCCCAAGACCTCGAACGCATCGTCTCTGACTCCCGGGAGAGCGGTGACCTGCCCGACGAGCTGTCGTACCTGCTCGACCGCATCCTCGACTTTCCGCACCGCGACGTCGAGCACGCGATGATTCCGCGCGCACGCGTCGATACCGTTCGGCCTGAGACGACGGTGGGCGAGCTGCGCACCCTCATGGCGAAGGCCCACACCCGGTATCCGGTCGTCGATGCTCGTGGTGAACCGGTGGGCGTCGCGCAACTCGCTGATCTGCTCGGCGGCGGGGTCGAAGACAACGCGCCGGTGGCGCAGATCATGAGGCCGCCGATGGTCGTACCCACTCTCATGAGGCTGCCGGATGCCCTGGCTCAACTCACGCGCACGCACAACGAACTCGCGTGTGTGATCGACGAGTACGGCGGTTTCGCGGGCGTGCTCACCATCGAAGACCTCGCCGAGGAACTCGTTGGTGAGATCACCGACGAGCACGACACCGGCGCAACCTCTGTTCTGACGCCGGACGGCGACAATATGTGGCTGATGGGTGGCGATGTGCACGTCGATGAGGCCGAGCGCGCCATCGGTCATGACCTGCCGCGCGGTGACTTCGAGACGGTGGCGGGCCTCCTCATCGCCGAGAGCGGTGCGTTGCCGCGTGTGGGCGAGAGGGTGAGGATCGCTCTCCCCTTTGACCCCGCCGATCTGGTGCTCGATGAACCGATTCGACGCCGGCTCGATGTTGATATTCTCGAGGTCGATCGGCACGTGCCGAGCGAGGTGCGGGTGAGCTTGGTTGAGGTCGCCGCCGCGCCCGAGACCGACAAGAAGGTCGAGCGATGA
- a CDS encoding ATP-binding protein, protein MTGWRLRDFHSDDLDGILRLWEEIKASDTEPVYGLSEVLASCQKDYAVVAVHGDEIVGAAVSRAAHAQGWVVFLATAQKWQSQGIGTAMLAALEARMAPDGMTKLSALMPESETRVDAFINRGFEVKKNLRYFERHIPVQREELKLLTELGGRVLPRDLWSKVGGMQREKDLLERRLVLPLAKPDLAEQYGVSAPKAVVLFGPPGTGKTTFAKAIASRLEWSFVEVFPSRLAADPQGLAGALRETFLKISELEHAVVFIDEVEEIAAQRQGDPPSAMQGVTNELLKIIPAFRDQPDRLLVCATNFIRALDSAFLRHGRFDYVIPIGLPDVAAREAIWERYIPSAVAGVVDLDTLVEQSEGFSPADIEYAAHRASQNALEKSLHSDADATALAGPSTSDYVDAILSTRTTVSAEVAAEFLEDIERLARL, encoded by the coding sequence ATGACCGGCTGGCGCCTGCGCGACTTTCACTCCGACGACCTCGACGGCATTCTGCGCCTGTGGGAGGAGATCAAGGCATCCGACACGGAGCCGGTCTACGGACTCTCCGAGGTGCTCGCCTCGTGCCAGAAGGATTACGCGGTCGTCGCCGTGCACGGCGACGAGATCGTGGGGGCCGCCGTCAGCCGGGCCGCCCATGCACAGGGCTGGGTCGTGTTTCTCGCCACCGCGCAGAAGTGGCAGAGTCAGGGCATCGGCACCGCGATGCTCGCCGCCCTCGAAGCCCGCATGGCGCCCGACGGCATGACGAAACTGTCGGCGCTCATGCCCGAGTCCGAGACCCGAGTCGACGCGTTCATCAACCGCGGTTTCGAGGTGAAGAAGAACCTGCGCTACTTCGAGCGGCACATTCCCGTTCAGCGCGAGGAACTCAAGCTGCTCACCGAGCTCGGCGGACGCGTACTGCCCCGCGACCTGTGGAGCAAGGTGGGCGGCATGCAGCGGGAGAAAGACCTGCTCGAACGCCGCCTCGTGCTTCCGCTGGCCAAGCCCGACCTCGCCGAGCAGTACGGTGTCTCGGCGCCGAAGGCCGTGGTGCTCTTCGGCCCTCCCGGTACCGGTAAGACCACGTTCGCCAAGGCCATCGCCTCCCGGCTCGAGTGGTCGTTCGTGGAGGTGTTCCCGTCGCGCCTGGCCGCCGATCCGCAGGGCCTCGCCGGTGCGCTGCGCGAGACGTTCCTCAAGATCTCCGAACTCGAGCACGCCGTGGTCTTCATCGACGAGGTCGAAGAGATCGCCGCGCAGCGCCAGGGCGACCCGCCCTCGGCCATGCAGGGAGTGACCAACGAGCTGCTGAAGATCATCCCGGCGTTCCGCGACCAGCCCGACCGCCTGCTCGTGTGTGCGACCAACTTCATTCGCGCGCTCGACTCCGCGTTTCTCCGCCACGGACGCTTCGACTACGTCATTCCCATCGGGCTGCCCGACGTGGCCGCCCGCGAGGCCATCTGGGAGCGTTACATTCCCTCGGCCGTGGCGGGAGTCGTCGACCTCGACACCCTCGTGGAGCAGAGCGAGGGCTTCTCGCCCGCCGACATCGAATACGCCGCGCACCGGGCCTCGCAGAACGCGCTCGAGAAGTCGCTGCACTCCGACGCGGATGCCACCGCCCTGGCCGGTCCGAGCACCTCCGACTACGTCGACGCGATCCTCTCCACCCGCACCACCGTGTCGGCGGAGGTCGCGGCCGAGTTCCTCGAAGACATCGAGCGCCTCGCCCGCCTGTAG
- a CDS encoding SDR family NAD(P)-dependent oxidoreductase: protein MATYDVAHRSAIVTGAGSGIGRAVALELAANGASVVVADLNAEGADAVVAEIIAAGGTAVSFIGDSSDPAIAEGAIAVANEMAPLKIAVNNAGIGGEAAPIGDYSLEGWRKVIDVNLNAVSYGLKFQLPAIAANGGGAIVNMSSILGSVGFPMSSAYVTAKHGLLGLTQNAALEYGAQNVRTNAVGPGFIHTPLVDANVDADTQEFLAGKHALGRLGNPEEVSALVSFLVSDAASFISGSYHLVDGGYTAQ, encoded by the coding sequence ATGGCAACGTACGATGTCGCACATCGCTCAGCAATCGTCACCGGAGCCGGTTCCGGCATTGGGCGAGCCGTAGCTTTGGAACTGGCCGCGAACGGGGCATCCGTTGTCGTCGCCGACCTGAATGCCGAGGGAGCGGATGCCGTTGTGGCCGAGATCATCGCCGCCGGCGGAACCGCCGTCTCCTTCATCGGAGACTCCAGCGACCCGGCGATCGCCGAGGGCGCCATTGCCGTCGCCAACGAGATGGCGCCGCTCAAGATCGCCGTGAACAACGCCGGCATCGGCGGAGAAGCCGCCCCGATCGGCGACTACTCCCTCGAAGGCTGGCGCAAGGTGATCGACGTCAACCTCAACGCCGTGTCCTACGGCCTCAAGTTTCAGCTGCCGGCCATCGCGGCCAACGGCGGCGGCGCGATCGTGAACATGTCATCGATACTCGGCTCCGTGGGCTTCCCAATGTCGAGCGCCTACGTCACGGCCAAGCACGGTCTGCTCGGCCTCACCCAGAATGCCGCCCTCGAATACGGCGCCCAGAACGTGCGCACCAACGCCGTCGGCCCCGGGTTCATCCACACTCCGCTCGTGGACGCCAACGTGGATGCCGACACCCAGGAGTTCCTGGCCGGCAAGCACGCACTCGGTCGCCTCGGCAACCCCGAAGAGGTCTCGGCACTCGTGTCATTCCTCGTCTCCGACGCCGCCTCGTTCATCAGCGGAAGCTACCACCTCGTAGACGGCGGCTACACCGCCCAGTAG
- a CDS encoding GIY-YIG nuclease family protein codes for MPYMYILECADGSFYVGSTWDIDRRLWQHNAGEGAVYTKRRRPVKLVYLEECSQIADAYAREKQVQGWSRAKRIALIERRRDDLPRLSVRHSKTKPSAPQPPPS; via the coding sequence ATGCCCTACATGTACATTCTCGAATGCGCCGATGGCTCCTTCTATGTCGGCAGCACCTGGGACATCGACCGCCGTCTCTGGCAGCACAACGCCGGCGAGGGCGCCGTGTACACGAAACGCCGGCGCCCGGTGAAGCTCGTCTACCTCGAAGAGTGTTCTCAAATAGCGGATGCCTACGCCCGCGAGAAGCAGGTTCAGGGCTGGAGTCGCGCCAAGCGCATCGCGCTGATCGAACGCAGGCGTGACGATCTCCCCCGGCTCAGCGTCCGCCACAGCAAGACCAAGCCCTCGGCCCCGCAGCCTCCGCCGTCGTGA
- a CDS encoding sortase: MAKKTFAVIALAVLAIFAVPAAANAVGYVPEDKVAVNGSATAGAALDVIFADGSFGGPGTGERVSFAVSGRGSATLSNFKAATVTTVKSTDAQGAVTLTVTLPTDATGSYTVTGTGLTSGTVGAATLTVASADAGAGTTGDNLAATGFDVPFLLIWSAAGALLLGTALVIVLNIVRRQRANA; this comes from the coding sequence ATGGCAAAAAAGACTTTCGCGGTTATCGCACTCGCCGTTCTGGCAATTTTCGCCGTACCGGCCGCGGCTAACGCCGTCGGGTATGTGCCCGAGGACAAGGTGGCCGTCAATGGGTCAGCGACGGCCGGCGCCGCCCTCGACGTCATTTTCGCCGATGGCTCGTTCGGTGGCCCCGGTACCGGCGAAAGGGTCTCCTTCGCGGTGAGCGGCCGCGGCTCCGCGACGCTCTCGAACTTCAAGGCAGCGACGGTCACGACCGTCAAGTCCACGGATGCCCAGGGCGCAGTCACACTGACCGTCACCCTGCCGACGGATGCCACCGGTTCGTACACCGTCACCGGCACTGGCCTCACCTCGGGCACGGTCGGCGCCGCGACCCTGACCGTCGCCTCAGCTGATGCAGGCGCCGGCACCACCGGAGACAACCTGGCCGCCACCGGCTTCGACGTTCCGTTTCTCCTCATCTGGTCCGCCGCGGGTGCACTTCTCCTCGGCACCGCACTGGTGATCGTGCTGAACATCGTTCGTCGCCAGCGCGCGAACGCGTAA
- a CDS encoding GDP-L-fucose synthase family protein: MVFTPAALDRSGTFYVAGHRGLVGSAIWRLLEAEGFTDLVGQTSAELDLKDRAAVFAFFSETRPRYVVLAAAKVGGILANNTYPVDFLSENLQIQVNVLDAAVAAGVERVLFLGSSCIYPRLAEQPIREDSLLTGHLEPTNDAYAIAKIAGILQIQAVRRQYGLPWISAMPTNLYGPGDNFSPVGSHVLPALIRRYDEAAASGATSVTNWGTGTPRREFLHVDDMAAACLHLMENYDGPEQVNVGTGSDVTIREIAETIARVVGFTGATEWDSTKPDGTPQKLLDVSKLAAAGWTSSIGLEDGLRSTVEWYRAQAGALRQ; this comes from the coding sequence ATGGTGTTTACTCCCGCCGCTCTAGACCGCTCTGGCACGTTCTACGTTGCCGGGCACCGTGGTCTCGTGGGGTCGGCCATCTGGCGCCTGCTCGAGGCTGAGGGCTTCACCGACCTGGTGGGACAGACATCGGCCGAGTTGGATCTGAAAGACCGTGCTGCGGTCTTTGCCTTCTTCTCGGAGACTCGGCCTCGGTATGTTGTCCTGGCTGCGGCCAAAGTGGGTGGCATTTTGGCCAACAACACGTATCCGGTCGATTTCTTGAGCGAGAACCTGCAGATTCAGGTGAACGTGCTCGACGCGGCCGTGGCGGCCGGCGTGGAGCGGGTGCTGTTTTTGGGGTCGTCGTGCATCTACCCGCGACTCGCCGAGCAGCCGATTCGGGAGGACTCGCTGCTCACCGGGCACCTGGAGCCCACGAACGACGCCTATGCGATTGCGAAGATCGCGGGGATTCTGCAGATTCAGGCCGTGCGGCGCCAGTATGGGCTGCCGTGGATCTCGGCAATGCCGACCAACCTGTATGGACCGGGCGACAACTTCTCGCCCGTGGGGTCGCACGTGCTGCCCGCGTTGATTCGCCGGTATGACGAGGCCGCCGCGTCGGGCGCGACGTCGGTGACGAACTGGGGAACCGGCACGCCCAGGCGTGAGTTCTTGCACGTGGATGACATGGCCGCGGCGTGCCTGCACCTGATGGAGAACTATGACGGGCCGGAGCAGGTGAACGTGGGAACCGGGTCGGATGTGACGATTCGGGAGATCGCGGAGACTATTGCTCGGGTGGTTGGGTTCACCGGGGCAACGGAGTGGGATTCGACGAAGCCCGACGGCACCCCGCAGAAGCTGCTGGACGTGTCGAAGCTGGCTGCGGCCGGGTGGACGTCGTCGATTGGGCTTGAGGATGGGCTGCGCTCAACGGTGGAGTGGTACCGGGCGCAGGCGGGGGCGTTGCGGCAGTAG
- the gmd gene encoding GDP-mannose 4,6-dehydratase codes for MAKRALITGITGQDGSYLAELLLAKGYEVHGLIRRASTFNTSRIDHLYVDPHDTGAKLFLHYGDLSDGSRLSTLLAEIKPDEVYNLAAQSHVRVSFDEPEHTADTTGMGTIRLLEAVRMSGIHCRFYQASSSEMFGATPPPQNEDTPFYPRSPYGAAKVYSYWITKNYREAYDMFAVNGILFNHESPRRGETFVTRKITRAVAAIKAGTQSHVYLGNLDSVRDWGYAAEYVEGMWRMLQADEPEDFVLATGGNFTVRDFVQTAFEHAGLDWEKHVRFDERYLRPTEVDALVGDASKAEAQLGWKATVDTAELARIMVDADITALEHAGGRWIDEVKLASWGTAPVLSGVTA; via the coding sequence ATGGCAAAACGCGCGTTAATTACAGGCATTACGGGGCAGGACGGCTCCTATTTGGCTGAGCTGCTGCTGGCCAAGGGCTACGAGGTGCACGGCCTGATTCGGCGGGCGTCCACTTTTAATACGTCACGTATTGATCACCTGTATGTGGACCCGCACGATACCGGCGCGAAGCTGTTTTTGCATTATGGCGACCTGAGCGATGGCTCGCGCCTGTCGACGCTGCTTGCGGAGATCAAGCCGGACGAGGTCTACAACCTGGCCGCGCAGTCGCACGTGCGCGTGTCGTTTGACGAGCCTGAGCACACGGCGGATACGACGGGAATGGGCACGATTCGCCTGCTTGAGGCCGTGCGTATGTCGGGTATTCACTGCCGGTTCTACCAGGCGTCGAGTTCGGAGATGTTCGGCGCGACGCCACCGCCGCAGAACGAAGACACCCCGTTCTATCCGCGCTCGCCCTATGGCGCAGCCAAGGTCTACAGCTATTGGATTACCAAGAATTACCGCGAGGCCTATGACATGTTCGCCGTGAACGGCATTCTGTTCAACCACGAATCGCCGCGCCGTGGTGAAACCTTTGTGACGCGCAAGATCACCCGCGCTGTCGCGGCGATCAAGGCGGGCACGCAGAGTCACGTGTACCTGGGTAACCTCGATTCCGTGCGTGACTGGGGGTATGCGGCCGAGTACGTGGAGGGCATGTGGCGCATGCTGCAGGCCGATGAGCCCGAAGACTTTGTGTTGGCCACCGGCGGAAACTTCACCGTGCGCGACTTTGTGCAGACCGCGTTCGAGCACGCCGGCCTGGATTGGGAGAAGCACGTTCGTTTCGACGAGCGTTACCTGCGCCCCACGGAGGTGGATGCCCTCGTCGGCGACGCCTCGAAAGCCGAGGCCCAGCTCGGCTGGAAGGCCACCGTCGACACGGCAGAGCTTGCCCGCATCATGGTGGATGCTGACATCACCGCGCTCGAGCACGCCGGCGGACGCTGGATCGACGAGGTCAAACTCGCGAGCTGGGGCACCGCGCCCGTACTGAGCGGGGTCACTGCGTAA
- a CDS encoding WecB/TagA/CpsF family glycosyltransferase, whose translation MLHAEVKEFHYSTVGHVPFAITNLEQATAWLIATSKGGPTPIAVRLANAYCVALAEGEQSYRTLLTTSGINFPDGTPVVKVMQLNCRGSQAEPGRVRGPSLFTRVLEEGQHQGLRHFFLGGSPETLAALETNVKSRFPDAEIVGSYSPPFAPISDSYVDDCAQTIEQTSAEVVWVGLGTPKQDFVASALAPRLGLPVVGVGAAFDFVAGTTREAPVWMQNSGTEWLFRFASEPRRLWKRYVFGNIRFLKAVIWPRQKH comes from the coding sequence GTGCTTCACGCTGAGGTCAAGGAATTCCACTACTCCACAGTCGGTCATGTTCCCTTCGCCATTACGAACCTAGAGCAGGCCACAGCATGGCTCATCGCCACCTCAAAAGGCGGCCCGACGCCGATCGCTGTGCGTCTCGCGAATGCATACTGTGTGGCGCTTGCCGAAGGGGAGCAGAGCTATCGGACGCTGTTAACGACAAGCGGCATCAATTTTCCCGATGGAACCCCCGTCGTGAAGGTGATGCAGCTCAATTGTCGGGGCAGCCAAGCAGAACCTGGCCGAGTGCGCGGGCCATCTCTTTTCACCAGAGTCTTGGAAGAAGGGCAGCATCAGGGTCTCCGGCACTTCTTCCTCGGTGGGTCCCCGGAAACGTTGGCGGCACTCGAGACCAACGTAAAGTCACGCTTTCCTGACGCAGAAATCGTCGGAAGCTACTCCCCTCCGTTCGCACCCATCTCGGACAGCTATGTCGATGACTGTGCCCAAACCATCGAACAGACTTCGGCAGAGGTGGTGTGGGTCGGTCTGGGTACGCCGAAGCAGGACTTCGTCGCCTCCGCTCTGGCTCCTCGGTTAGGCCTCCCCGTGGTGGGGGTTGGTGCCGCCTTCGATTTCGTCGCGGGAACAACGCGAGAAGCTCCCGTTTGGATGCAGAATTCCGGAACGGAATGGCTCTTCCGATTTGCCTCTGAGCCTCGCCGACTGTGGAAACGATACGTCTTTGGAAACATTCGCTTCCTTAAGGCAGTAATTTGGCCTCGACAGAAACACTAG
- a CDS encoding glycosyltransferase encodes MNEVGRTSTRKILAVFSLIGRLIRTLAVTRPTSCIFFITTRPGSFLIDWVLNEILTLARVPIIHYIHTQGFVDLAARGRIWDVLVRRLLGNAQMTICLGPSLVPDVSAWVKGQLICIPNTTSGSPTAGVKNHEDHPQKVLFLSNLIPSKGPEDFIEMALHVRRNSPAAVLQIVGADSDPEFTFTLKSRAAQLGLDHCLQFLGPKYGEDKWLLLQDATVLIYPSHYDAQPLTILEAFSCSTPVIAYRTGGIPDLISSDVNGYLVDPGDLEALAGHCNSILSDVALRKRLKESALLSYLEDYSLAAYEASWQSAMRSAFA; translated from the coding sequence ATGAATGAGGTCGGTCGAACTTCGACTAGAAAGATCCTTGCAGTATTTTCTCTCATAGGACGCCTTATCCGCACTCTCGCAGTCACCCGGCCGACATCATGCATCTTTTTCATTACCACCCGACCAGGCTCTTTCCTGATCGATTGGGTCCTGAACGAAATACTTACCCTCGCTAGGGTCCCTATAATCCACTACATTCACACCCAGGGCTTCGTGGACCTTGCGGCCCGCGGACGAATATGGGATGTACTTGTCCGCAGGCTGTTGGGGAACGCGCAGATGACCATTTGCCTAGGCCCATCATTGGTGCCTGATGTCAGTGCGTGGGTAAAAGGTCAACTCATCTGCATTCCAAACACTACGAGCGGGTCGCCCACCGCGGGCGTGAAAAACCACGAAGACCACCCGCAAAAGGTTCTGTTTCTATCCAATCTGATCCCGTCCAAGGGCCCCGAGGACTTCATAGAAATGGCGCTACATGTCCGGCGTAACTCACCCGCCGCTGTACTCCAAATCGTGGGCGCTGACAGCGACCCTGAATTTACTTTCACACTCAAGTCGAGGGCAGCCCAACTCGGACTTGATCACTGCCTTCAGTTCTTAGGCCCAAAATATGGGGAAGACAAGTGGCTCTTGCTACAGGACGCGACCGTCTTGATTTACCCCAGCCACTACGACGCGCAACCCCTAACGATCTTAGAAGCCTTTTCGTGCAGCACCCCAGTCATCGCGTATAGGACAGGCGGTATTCCCGATCTGATTTCTAGCGACGTCAACGGCTATCTCGTAGATCCGGGAGACCTGGAGGCCCTCGCGGGTCACTGCAATAGTATTCTTAGCGACGTGGCGCTTCGCAAGAGGCTCAAGGAATCTGCGTTGCTGAGTTACCTTGAGGACTATTCCTTGGCAGCCTATGAAGCATCTTGGCAGTCCGCCATGCGCTCGGCATTCGCATGA
- the galE gene encoding UDP-glucose 4-epimerase GalE codes for MSILITGGAGYIGSHVARLLRDRGDEIVIVDDLITGNRERVPDIPIIELDLAHADSIGTVEAILREYSVTSVFHFAGRKQVGESVIRPAWYYQQNVGALANLLIAMEAAEVSRIVFSSSAAVYGAPDNGLIPETARTEPINPYGESKLAGEWLISGAATAQKLRAASLRYFNVAGAGWAELGDTAVLNLVPMVFDRIVQGLPPIIFGDDYLTTDGTCVRDFIHVLDLADAHVATMDSLKDGPPRHEVYNVGTGFGASVREMIRSILTAAAMDLTPEIRGRRAGDPGSVVADPVAIELALGWKSKRGIDEIVTSAWESFLYNRMSKRLH; via the coding sequence ATGAGCATTCTCATTACGGGCGGGGCCGGATATATCGGATCGCATGTTGCGCGATTACTTCGCGATCGCGGTGATGAAATCGTCATAGTGGATGATCTCATCACTGGCAACAGGGAGCGCGTCCCTGACATTCCGATTATCGAACTTGACTTAGCGCACGCTGACTCGATCGGTACGGTTGAAGCGATACTGCGTGAGTACTCGGTGACTTCGGTTTTCCATTTTGCGGGGCGAAAGCAGGTAGGTGAGTCGGTGATACGCCCGGCTTGGTACTATCAACAAAATGTTGGCGCCCTTGCAAATCTTCTAATTGCGATGGAGGCGGCCGAAGTCTCAAGAATCGTTTTTTCTTCATCGGCGGCCGTCTACGGTGCGCCTGACAATGGCCTAATCCCGGAGACGGCTCGAACTGAACCAATAAACCCGTACGGAGAGTCGAAGCTCGCCGGTGAATGGCTCATCTCTGGCGCTGCCACGGCCCAGAAACTGCGCGCGGCCAGTTTGCGGTATTTTAACGTTGCTGGCGCTGGGTGGGCCGAACTTGGCGATACAGCCGTCCTAAACTTGGTTCCAATGGTATTTGACCGCATCGTTCAGGGGCTGCCCCCTATTATTTTCGGTGATGACTACCTGACTACCGACGGAACTTGTGTGCGTGACTTTATCCATGTTCTTGATTTGGCGGACGCGCACGTTGCGACCATGGACAGCCTTAAGGACGGGCCACCACGACACGAGGTCTACAACGTCGGTACAGGTTTTGGCGCATCCGTGCGCGAAATGATTCGGTCGATTCTTACAGCGGCCGCTATGGATTTGACCCCTGAGATACGTGGACGGCGCGCTGGCGATCCAGGAAGTGTTGTGGCCGATCCCGTCGCGATAGAATTGGCCCTTGGATGGAAATCCAAGCGCGGCATCGATGAGATTGTAACCTCGGCGTGGGAATCATTTCTCTATAACAGAATGTCAAAACGCCTGCATTGA